The nucleotide sequence GGTGGTGGAACATGTCAGCACAAGCATCTCCATAATCGCTCCTGTTTCAAGCACAATGAAATTGAGATGAACTAATTAAACAGATTACGCCAAGGATTCAGCATGCATCCTCCGAAAACTCGGCATCTTGCAAGTCCACTACCAAAGTCCTGAACAGCCTGTTAAATAAATGCACTACCCAGCTATTCCCCAGCATCGCTAAGTCGTTGGTATTCTTCCTACACTCTTTTGGATAGTCATTCTCTTCCGCGACAATGCTTTTCTCAAGTCGCTTCACTTTTGCCCTCGGGGCTTTACTCTCGTTCATTACCAACGCCAGCGCTGCTTCTGGTGAAGGTAGTTTCCCTGATTTTATTTCTAATTGGGCTCTTTTCCGAAGATGGGAGGACATCACAGCTTCTATCCCCGTCTTTGACGTCCCCGGCATGGATGATCTCACCATGGGCGAGTGGGTTAACTCTGACAAAAAGTTGACCTGGGAGTGCTACACGCTCACCAAGGACAGCCTCGTCGCTAACAGCTTGactgtcatcatcgacaaagcTACCTTGACCTGGACCGACTCTGATAACCAGCCGCAGCAGCAGACTGTTGTTAGTAAGCGCAGTGGTATCAAGTCTGGTGATGGCAACGCCATCATGTACGGCGCTCGTCTGCAGAAGGCCCTTGACCATCCTAATATTCTTCCCATCAACCATATTGTTTACGGCAAGGGAGGCGTGAAGGACTATGGTTTCGCCATCATGCCTTATGTTCAGGAGGGCTCTGTGGCTGATAACCTCGGCAGCCTGACTGATGTGAACGGTGCCTTCAAGCAGATGCTCGCTGCCGTTGCTGCTGTCTCCGCCGCGGGTATTATTCATCGCGATCTCAAGCCCGAGAACTTTCTCAAGGATGGAGATACCATTAAACTCATGGACTTTGATCAGTCGCGAGACATTGGTACAACTGTTCAGATGGACGTTGGCACTCCTTCATACACTGCTCCAGGTAGGATATTCAGTTCCTCTAGTTCAATCGCATCCTAACATTTCTGCAGAAATCATCATTGGCAGAGACTACACTACCAAGGCGGACACTTTCTCTCTGGCCATGAGTTTCCTCGTCATGTCTGTTCCTGACCTACGAAACTCTGATGACCGATTCCAGTTGTGGAAGGATCTCATTGAGCCTCCCAGCACTAGCTACGAGCGTGTCACGGCTGATAAGACTGAGGAGATCCTCTGGGGGAGAAATTATGACGTTTTCAACGGTAATGATGGTCTGCTGAAGGTCATTGCCAAGGCTATGTGCAGTGAGAGTGAAGGACGCTACACTCCTGCTGAGTTTGAGACCGCTTTTAGCGGAGCGACATGATTGTCAGGTCATTGAATGAACGACGGGGACATTAATATCTTGGGTGACGATAGTTAGGACGTTTAGATTTTCTATATACCTCATACTGGTGATCTTCACACTTTGACTATTTCGGACAGATCCTTTCTACACAGTGAATCGCTCTACATCTATGGATAAGATGCTCATACTCGCCTAGCCCGCGGTTCAACAATACGCGTAGAATGATGAGTAGTATTCTATGAGTAATGGGTATTTAGAGGGCTACAATAAATATATCTACATTGTTGACCATATTTTCTCATCCTTTGTTTGCCGTCAATGAATCAACCGCCTCAATCAATCGTTCGACAGTGACATCCTTCTGCGATTGCACTTCAAGCTGCAAATCATTAGCCAAACTCACCACGCAAAACACAAGACTCACCGTAGCCACATTCTTAATGTCCGCTTTCTCAGCATACCAGATCAAATCCCTCCTCAGCCGATGCTGAACACGTGCATTCTTGGTGGAAGCCGTGGCAGGGAAACGTGTCCAGATCAAGACGACAGCACCCGATCCAGGGTGACGATAAAAGGCAAACTTCTTTATCCTGGGGGCGTTAAAGTACTCGGCAAGATTTTCAGGTGCTACGTGCTTGACGTGATCCTCGAACTCGATGCTGTCCTCCTCGTGATCAACTACCTAGTTCTTGGTAAGCCAGAATCTGAGGAAGTGAGATCGTCTTACCATCTTCAACAGGTCACCTTCCTGGAGTTTGGACAACGCTTCTGTGCTGCGGACATCGAGAAGATAGTCTGGCTCTGTTTTGGGCTGATCCGTCGTTCCGGGGATATTGATGGTCTGGCGCTTTGTTGATCCAGATGACATATTgaagtcttttatttttatccTGTGTGTCTTGTTCTGAGATGGATTGGCTGAAGTTGTAGAAAAGCGGCAGGCTGACGTCCTGAATCCCATGTGCCTGAACGTGCCCTAGACCGCTACGACAGCGATTAGTCAGAGCCAGGGAGCAGCCACTAAAATTGCTGACAGGCTCAGTGAGTCCTACAGCGCACGCGCCATGCTAGGTAGGACTTTATCGCGGACTGTAGGTAGTGTCGAGAATTATGCGAACGACTTTGTAGGGCCTGTCTGGAAATGAACATAAATACGTGCAGCTACCTAGTCTATGtcgttttatttaaagcttatcTACTATCTGATCAATCGTTCCACTTGTCATGTAGAAATTCTTAACCAACATTCACTTTACCTACCCTGAAATTGACTGTTTACTGCTTCCGACTTCGGATCGTATCGTTTTTATTTGTTGGATTGCTGTCAGACTTCTGTTTGGACTCTTtctaagctttataatcttCATTGACCGGCTGCTCGTTAATTTAAGCTTGTTTTTATGCTTAAATCAATTTCACCTCAATCACATGTTAGTAGCCGGCAAAACAAATTAGTCAACAGAATTGAAATACTTGATCTCCACTCGCCCAAATAGTGTGTTGAATATCATGTTCTCTTGAGAATGCTAATCTAGTTCATATATACATCATGAAGTCATACAAATTCGCTCATCATCTAAGAAGCATACTCAAAAatgtccttgatctcctcaatagacagcttcttctccaaagcAAGCTGGAGCTGAATTCTAGCCTTGGAAGGATTCAAGTATCCAGCTCCAATACCAAAAGGTCGCTCATCAACGTATCCCCAGGCAGTGCGTCGGCTAACGACGACAGGAACCTCAGTCTCGTTGAgaaccttcttgatctcctcaacGGCCTTATCAGGCCAACCTCCAGCGCCAAGACCAGCGAGAACGATACCCTCAGCACCGTTCTCAATAGCTTCTCGGAAAAGCTTGGGATCGGCCTCTTGATGACCGTACAGCACGTCgacttgaggaagagcagcCTTGGTGgagctggtgctgatgttgaagtAGTGATGGCCCAGAGGTCGAGTGGCGGGGTACCAGAAGATAGGCTCGACGTTCTCGAACGAGCCGAGATAGCCTTGATCTTCGGCCTTGAAGGTGTCGAGAGAGTTGGCGTTGGTCTTGATGGTATATCGCGCAGAAGCAATCTTATCATTGAGAACGATCATGGCTCCACGGTCCATAGCGCTCTTGCTGCTAGCGAGTCTAACGGCAgagaggaggttgagaggaCCATCAGCAGAGAGAGCTGTAGCAGGTCGCATAGAGCCAACCAGAACAACAGGCTTTTCACTCTTGACAGTCAAATCCAAGAAGAAAGACGACTCCTCGAGGGTATCAGTGCCATGAGTAACAACAACACCCTGCATATGCTCGCTATCAAGATCATCCTGAATGCGATGCGCCAAAGTAGTCAGAATAGTAGAGTTGATGTCTCCACTATCAACGTTGGCGATCTGCACTCCCCGAACATTGGAGACGTTACATAATTGGGGAACAGCGTCGATCAAAGTCTTGATACCCAACGCACCAGCCTTGTAGCCCGTAGTCTGATCAGAAGACGCAGCTGAGCCGGCGATTGTGCCGCCGGTGGCgtagatggtgatgttgggaAGGCTGGCGTTGTAGCACTCA is from Fusarium musae strain F31 chromosome 4, whole genome shotgun sequence and encodes:
- a CDS encoding hypothetical protein (EggNog:ENOG41), producing MSSGSTKRQTINIPGTTDQPKTEPDYLLDVRSTEALSKLQEGDLLKMVVDHEEDSIEFEDHVKHVAPENLAEYFNAPRIKKFAFYRHPGSGAVVLIWTRFPATASTKNARVQHRLRRDLIWYAEKADIKNVATLEVQSQKDVTVERLIEAVDSLTANKG
- a CDS encoding hypothetical protein (EggNog:ENOG41), with the protein product MLFSSRFTFALGALLSFITNASAASGEGSFPDFISNWALFRRWEDITASIPVFDVPGMDDLTMGEWVNSDKKLTWECYTLTKDSLVANSLTVIIDKATLTWTDSDNQPQQQTVVSKRSGIKSGDGNAIMYGARLQKALDHPNILPINHIVYGKGGVKDYGFAIMPYVQEGSVADNLGSLTDVNGAFKQMLAAVAAVSAAGIIHRDLKPENFLKDGDTIKLMDFDQSRDIGTTVQMDVGTPSYTAPEIIIGRDYTTKADTFSLAMSFLVMSVPDLRNSDDRFQLWKDLIEPPSTSYERVTADKTEEILWGRNYDVFNGNDGLLKVIAKAMCSESEGRYTPAEFETAFSGAT
- a CDS encoding hypothetical protein (EggNog:ENOG41), with product MSPSLQSLLALTTLVGSALASPLPEIPQLLTRAVSDFECYNASLPNITIYATGGTIAGSAASSDQTTGYKAGALGIKTLIDAVPQLCNVSNVRGVQIANVDSGDINSTILTTLAHRIQDDLDSEHMQGVVVTHGTDTLEESSFFLDLTVKSEKPVVLVGSMRPATALSADGPLNLLSAVRLASSKSAMDRGAMIVLNDKIASARYTIKTNANSLDTFKAEDQGYLGSFENVEPIFWYPATRPLGHHYFNISTSSTKAALPQVDVLYGHQEADPKLFREAIENGAEGIVLAGLGAGGWPDKAVEEIKKVLNETEVPVVVSRRTAWGYVDERPFGIGAGYLNPSKARIQLQLALEKKLSIEEIKDIFEYAS